A portion of the Streptomyces sp. NBC_01335 genome contains these proteins:
- a CDS encoding bifunctional DNA primase/polymerase has protein sequence MAPTDRQIATLALAHALNAAERGLPVIPLTADRLPALPSPHRGSTARTACTGHCGRPGHGVHDATTDPAAVRALFAAAPHTAGYGIACGQGPHRLIGIDLDGDDDLEPAARTDTGAGPAARTDTGAGPGVGAGGQSDGALRQLALQHLFAIPPTLTVLTPGGGRHLWLTVPPEVAVAGSASRLAPGVDVRGTGGYLIGPGSVTPHGTYRLAPGTAHLPPAPCPRALLRLLTPPARRARRTGAGGGPGARAPRGPEHGEGLVHFVLAARSGQRNTRLFWAACRAYEHGFGDALAPALAEAAVRAGLPAHEARATLASAARLAADRSEAA, from the coding sequence ATGGCCCCCACCGACCGGCAGATCGCCACCCTGGCCCTGGCCCACGCGCTGAACGCCGCGGAGCGGGGGCTCCCCGTCATCCCGCTCACCGCCGACCGGCTCCCCGCTCTGCCTTCGCCGCACCGGGGCAGCACCGCGCGCACCGCCTGCACCGGCCACTGCGGGCGGCCCGGCCACGGGGTGCACGACGCGACCACCGACCCGGCGGCCGTCCGCGCGCTCTTCGCGGCCGCCCCGCACACCGCCGGATACGGCATCGCCTGCGGACAGGGCCCGCACCGCCTGATCGGCATCGACCTGGACGGGGACGACGACCTCGAACCGGCCGCCCGTACGGACACGGGCGCGGGTCCGGCTGCCCGTACGGACACGGGCGCGGGTCCGGGCGTGGGCGCGGGCGGGCAGTCGGACGGGGCGCTGCGCCAGCTCGCCCTCCAGCACCTCTTCGCCATCCCGCCGACCCTCACCGTGCTCACCCCGGGCGGCGGCCGGCACCTCTGGCTGACCGTGCCCCCGGAGGTCGCCGTGGCCGGCTCGGCGAGCCGCCTCGCCCCCGGCGTCGACGTCCGCGGCACCGGCGGCTACCTCATCGGCCCCGGCTCGGTCACCCCGCACGGCACCTACCGCCTCGCCCCCGGTACCGCGCACCTCCCGCCGGCCCCCTGCCCGCGCGCCCTGCTGCGCCTGCTGACACCCCCGGCCCGCCGGGCCCGCAGAACCGGAGCCGGAGGCGGGCCCGGGGCCCGTGCGCCGCGCGGCCCCGAACACGGCGAAGGGCTGGTCCACTTCGTGCTGGCCGCCCGCTCCGGGCAACGCAACACCCGGCTGTTCTGGGCCGCCTGCCGTGCCTACGAGCACGGCTTCGGCGACGCCCTCGCCCCCGCCCTCGCCGAGGCGGCCGTACGCGCCGGACTCCCCGCCCACGAGGCCCGCGCCACCCTCGCCTCCGCCGCCCGGCTGGCGGCGGACCGCTCCGAGGCCGCCTGA
- a CDS encoding ankyrin repeat domain-containing protein, with product MTDDADQYEMSPVHLAVEMDDLAELTRLLHAGHDPDEYDGSNGWTPLLRAIDGESDGAVQSGDPLNAACTAVLLAYGADPAKPSREGLTPYHLAFQTRHEMALRLLEAHMELRGTRLECRLHRRGVSPPPRTPGAPAGDTGHCACGCPK from the coding sequence GTGACCGACGACGCGGACCAGTACGAGATGTCGCCCGTCCACCTCGCGGTGGAGATGGACGACTTGGCGGAGCTGACCCGGCTCCTGCACGCCGGCCACGACCCGGATGAGTACGACGGCTCCAACGGCTGGACGCCGCTGCTCCGGGCCATCGACGGAGAGTCGGACGGAGCGGTCCAGAGCGGTGATCCGCTGAACGCCGCCTGCACTGCCGTACTGCTGGCCTACGGCGCGGACCCCGCGAAGCCCTCCCGAGAGGGCCTGACCCCGTACCACCTGGCCTTCCAGACACGTCACGAGATGGCTCTGAGGCTGCTCGAAGCCCACATGGAACTACGGGGCACGCGTCTTGAATGCCGGCTCCACCGTCGTGGGGTCTCTCCGCCCCCGCGCACGCCCGGCGCTCCGGCCGGTGACACAGGGCACTGCGCGTGCGGATGCCCGAAGTAG
- a CDS encoding S1C family serine protease: protein MSTENEGHEGAAVPAVPPAPSAPPVPAAAPEDPRREAPPASEAPATAHQEDAAPAPQGPSGPAAHAEQPQEPPYVDGRADDTSPSAEPAGPYGTTPAPAAPAEPAGAPGQPTAVQPVVEPAHAPAPEQPQAPAHAPAADATQPLQPHTPAPHTPPPAYPAPQAAPAYPAPHTAAPAGSWPPPAPPAVPAYAAGGDGGHGGEVWGASAEQAPKGPRKRRAGGLVALVAATALVAGGIGGALGFWAADSNDGGSSGSTTISAADTPKALKRADGTVAGVAAKSLPSVVTIDAQNGDGEGGTGTGFVYDKEGHILTNNHVVASAAESGQLTATFSNGKKYEAEVVGRAEGYDVAVIKLKNAPSGLNPLALGNSDNVAVGDSTIAIGAPFGLSNTVTTGIISAKNRPVASSDGSASSSSSYMSALQTDASINPGNSGGPLLDASGAVIGINSAIQSTGSSSGQTQAGSIGLGFAIPINQAKNVAEQLIKTGQPVYPVIGATVTMSENGDGAVISDQGSGSTSAVAAGGPAAKAGLKAGDVITKFNDTPVDSGPTLIGEIWTHKPGDRVTLTYERDGKESTVELTLGERKGDS from the coding sequence GTGAGCACCGAGAACGAGGGCCACGAGGGCGCCGCGGTCCCCGCCGTACCGCCCGCTCCGTCAGCACCTCCCGTGCCGGCCGCCGCTCCTGAGGACCCCCGCCGGGAGGCACCCCCGGCGTCCGAGGCACCGGCGACGGCGCATCAGGAAGACGCGGCTCCGGCGCCGCAGGGCCCGTCCGGGCCCGCCGCGCACGCCGAGCAGCCCCAGGAACCGCCGTACGTGGACGGCCGGGCCGACGACACCTCCCCGTCGGCCGAGCCCGCCGGACCGTACGGCACCACTCCCGCACCGGCCGCCCCGGCCGAGCCCGCCGGGGCTCCCGGGCAGCCGACCGCGGTGCAGCCGGTCGTCGAGCCGGCGCACGCCCCGGCTCCGGAGCAGCCGCAGGCGCCCGCGCACGCCCCGGCGGCCGACGCGACGCAGCCCCTCCAGCCGCACACCCCGGCGCCGCACACGCCTCCGCCCGCCTACCCGGCGCCGCAGGCCGCCCCGGCGTACCCCGCGCCGCACACCGCCGCGCCCGCCGGTTCGTGGCCGCCCCCGGCCCCGCCGGCCGTCCCGGCGTACGCCGCCGGCGGCGACGGCGGTCATGGCGGCGAGGTCTGGGGCGCCTCCGCCGAGCAGGCCCCCAAGGGCCCCCGCAAGCGCCGGGCGGGCGGGCTCGTCGCGCTGGTCGCCGCGACGGCCCTGGTCGCCGGCGGCATCGGCGGCGCACTCGGCTTCTGGGCCGCCGACAGCAACGACGGCGGCTCCTCCGGTTCGACGACGATCAGCGCCGCCGACACCCCCAAGGCGCTCAAGCGCGCCGACGGCACGGTGGCGGGCGTGGCCGCCAAGTCCCTTCCCAGCGTGGTCACGATCGACGCCCAGAACGGCGACGGCGAGGGCGGCACGGGCACCGGCTTCGTGTACGACAAGGAAGGCCACATCCTCACCAACAACCACGTGGTGGCCTCCGCGGCGGAGAGCGGCCAGCTGACCGCGACCTTCTCCAACGGCAAGAAGTACGAAGCCGAGGTGGTCGGCCGCGCCGAGGGCTACGACGTCGCCGTCATCAAGCTGAAGAACGCCCCGTCCGGCCTGAACCCGCTGGCCCTCGGCAACTCCGACAACGTGGCGGTCGGCGACTCGACCATCGCGATCGGCGCCCCCTTCGGCCTGTCGAACACGGTCACCACCGGCATCATCAGCGCGAAGAACCGCCCGGTCGCCTCCAGCGACGGTTCCGCCTCCAGCAGCAGCTCCTACATGAGCGCCCTGCAGACCGACGCCTCGATCAACCCGGGCAACTCCGGCGGCCCGCTGCTCGACGCCAGCGGCGCGGTCATCGGCATCAACTCCGCCATCCAGTCGACCGGCAGTTCGTCCGGCCAGACCCAGGCCGGCTCCATCGGCCTCGGCTTCGCCATCCCGATCAACCAGGCGAAGAACGTCGCCGAGCAGCTCATCAAGACCGGCCAGCCCGTCTACCCGGTCATCGGCGCGACGGTCACCATGTCGGAGAACGGCGACGGCGCGGTCATCTCCGACCAGGGCTCCGGCAGCACCTCCGCCGTCGCCGCGGGCGGCCCCGCCGCCAAGGCGGGCCTGAAGGCGGGCGACGTCATCACCAAGTTCAACGACACCCCCGTCGACAGCGGCCCGACCCTCATCGGCGAGATCTGGACCCACAAGCCGGGCGACCGGGTCACGCTGACGTACGAGCGCGACGGCAAGGAGTCCACCGTCGAACTCACCCTGGGCGAGCGCAAGGGCGACAGCTGA
- a CDS encoding glycerophosphodiester phosphodiesterase, with protein sequence MTDAHQPSSPPSIQVVAHRGASDDAPEHTLAAYRKAIEDGADALECDVRLTADGQLVCVHDRRVNRTSNGRGAVSALELSELAALDFGSWKDREESPDWDPVPGELTSVLTLERLLELVTEVRAAGRPVQLAIETKHPTRWAGQVEERLLRLLKEFGLDAPPAEGPSPVRVMSFSARSLHRVRTAAPTLPTVYLMQFLTPRLRDGRLPVGTRIAGPGMRIVRNHPDYVRRLHRAGHQVHVWTVNDPEDVALCAELGVEAIITNRPKRVLSQLGRP encoded by the coding sequence GTGACCGACGCACACCAGCCCTCCAGCCCGCCGTCCATCCAGGTCGTGGCCCATCGAGGAGCCTCCGACGACGCCCCCGAACACACCCTGGCCGCGTACCGGAAAGCCATCGAGGACGGCGCGGACGCGCTGGAGTGCGATGTCCGGCTCACCGCCGACGGACAGCTCGTCTGTGTGCACGACCGGCGGGTCAACCGCACCTCAAACGGTCGCGGCGCGGTCTCCGCACTCGAACTCTCGGAACTCGCCGCGCTCGACTTCGGCTCCTGGAAGGACCGCGAGGAGTCCCCCGACTGGGACCCGGTGCCCGGCGAGCTCACCTCCGTACTCACCCTGGAACGCCTGCTGGAGCTGGTCACCGAGGTACGGGCGGCGGGCCGGCCGGTCCAGCTCGCCATCGAGACCAAGCACCCCACCCGCTGGGCCGGGCAGGTGGAGGAGCGGCTGCTGCGCCTGCTCAAGGAGTTCGGCCTCGACGCCCCGCCGGCCGAAGGCCCCTCGCCGGTCCGCGTCATGAGCTTCTCCGCCCGGTCCCTGCACCGGGTCCGCACCGCGGCCCCCACCCTGCCCACCGTCTACCTGATGCAGTTCCTCACCCCCCGCCTGCGGGACGGGCGGCTGCCCGTCGGCACGCGGATCGCCGGGCCGGGAATGCGGATCGTACGCAACCACCCCGACTACGTCCGCCGGCTGCACCGCGCCGGGCACCAGGTGCACGTCTGGACCGTGAACGACCCGGAGGACGTGGCCCTCTGCGCCGAGCTGGGCGTCGAGGCGATCATCACCAACCGGCCGAAACGGGTACTTTCCCAGCTCGGACGCCCGTAA
- a CDS encoding ATP-binding protein yields MRHRRGSDRFPAQLRGASPSWRGAKEVSGVTLVVAQEVPTSSSMAVPHGPAGVRQARHRMRAQLRDNGVSDTVVDDAVLILSELLSNACRHGRPLGQHVDVGDGDVRAAWHVDRRGGLTVEVTDGGGPTRPIPSTPSVTARGGRGLNIISALSEKWGVRDDAPGEVTVWALVAAEERFDGLAGLDGLPGFPALPGFEGFEGLDLDGLTA; encoded by the coding sequence GTGCGTCACCGGAGAGGCTCTGACCGGTTTCCGGCGCAGCTCAGAGGGGCATCCCCTTCGTGGCGTGGGGCAAAGGAGGTCTCGGGGGTGACGTTGGTGGTGGCACAAGAAGTGCCCACGTCGTCGAGCATGGCCGTTCCTCACGGCCCTGCGGGCGTGAGGCAGGCGCGGCACCGTATGCGCGCGCAACTGCGGGACAACGGGGTCTCGGACACGGTCGTCGACGACGCGGTCCTGATCCTTTCCGAACTCCTCAGCAACGCCTGCCGGCACGGCAGGCCACTGGGGCAGCACGTGGACGTCGGTGACGGCGACGTCCGCGCCGCGTGGCACGTGGACCGCCGGGGCGGCCTGACCGTGGAGGTCACCGACGGAGGCGGGCCGACGCGGCCCATCCCCTCCACCCCCTCGGTGACGGCCCGGGGCGGACGCGGGCTGAACATCATCAGTGCCCTCTCCGAGAAGTGGGGCGTCAGGGACGACGCCCCGGGCGAGGTCACGGTCTGGGCGCTGGTGGCGGCGGAGGAACGGTTCGACGGACTGGCGGGGCTCGACGGCCTCCCGGGGTTCCCCGCGCTGCCGGGATTCGAGGGTTTCGAGGGACTGGACCTCGACGGGCTGACGGCCTGA
- a CDS encoding DUF5926 family protein: MAKKRPQTTKAAKPQVKDGEIPVVGAREPCPCGSGRRYKACHGRTAAHAVTELVQRPFEGLPGECDWVALRELVPAATVPLTLKDGLPEGVPSVTLATVLPMAWPALRRDDGSILLALQNDTSSGDLSRGLADALQQALEAAPGTPIAARRVAADGPRLQDLLAADAPFEPVVHSGFEFWVPDAENATAEVTASLERANEAAIPTSLLSSVDAAYWCETPEKNHLRWVMPHAEEKLLDALARLHAAGTSSLGEGTRLVGSFRAHGLVVPVWDLPSAMTAEECEKPAAEFAERLSGALASDAPLTAEERRARGGLTNRQVTLS, encoded by the coding sequence ATGGCCAAGAAGCGCCCTCAGACGACCAAGGCCGCGAAGCCGCAGGTGAAGGACGGGGAGATCCCCGTCGTCGGGGCCCGCGAGCCCTGCCCCTGCGGTTCGGGACGCCGGTACAAGGCGTGTCACGGACGCACCGCCGCGCACGCCGTGACCGAGCTGGTCCAGCGCCCGTTCGAGGGGCTGCCCGGGGAGTGCGACTGGGTCGCGCTGCGCGAACTGGTGCCCGCCGCGACCGTCCCGCTGACGCTGAAGGACGGACTGCCCGAGGGCGTCCCGTCCGTCACGCTCGCGACGGTGCTGCCGATGGCCTGGCCGGCGCTGCGCCGCGACGACGGCTCCATCCTGCTCGCCCTGCAGAACGACACCTCCTCCGGTGACCTGAGCCGCGGTCTGGCCGACGCCCTCCAGCAGGCGCTGGAGGCAGCGCCCGGCACGCCGATCGCCGCCCGCCGGGTCGCCGCGGACGGTCCGCGCCTGCAGGACCTGCTCGCCGCCGACGCGCCGTTCGAGCCCGTCGTCCACTCGGGCTTCGAGTTCTGGGTGCCGGACGCGGAGAACGCGACGGCCGAGGTGACCGCTTCCCTGGAGCGCGCCAACGAGGCCGCGATCCCGACCTCGCTGCTCTCCTCCGTCGACGCCGCGTACTGGTGCGAGACCCCGGAGAAGAACCACCTGCGCTGGGTCATGCCGCACGCCGAGGAGAAACTCCTCGACGCGCTCGCCCGGCTGCACGCCGCCGGCACCTCCTCGCTCGGCGAGGGGACGCGGCTGGTCGGCTCGTTCCGTGCGCACGGTCTCGTCGTCCCGGTGTGGGACCTGCCGAGCGCCATGACCGCCGAGGAGTGCGAGAAGCCGGCGGCCGAGTTCGCCGAGCGGCTCTCCGGGGCGCTGGCCTCCGACGCCCCGCTGACCGCCGAGGAGCGCCGGGCGCGGGGCGGGCTCACCAACCGCCAAGTGACGCTCAGCTGA
- a CDS encoding bifunctional DNA primase/polymerase, whose translation MREIPGRRRGNLFRRGDGTARLDAALTCATGWQWPVLPGVGLAAARSGCACPDPECVVPGAHPFDPGLLAATTDARMVRWWWTGRPAAPVLLATGGRAPCAVSLPAESGAQALAVLDARGMRLGPVIATPTRWALLVRPYTLERLGELLHAQEWVPSSLRFHGEGGYLVVPPAGKGDGPVRWERAPSTKRAAPWLPDVGTALDALVEASTGAPGGGSRLAY comes from the coding sequence ATGCGCGAGATCCCCGGAAGGCGACGCGGGAACCTGTTCCGGCGCGGGGACGGCACCGCCCGGCTCGACGCGGCGCTGACCTGCGCCACCGGCTGGCAGTGGCCCGTACTCCCCGGTGTGGGGCTGGCCGCGGCCCGGAGCGGCTGCGCCTGCCCCGACCCCGAGTGCGTGGTACCCGGCGCACACCCCTTCGATCCCGGACTGCTCGCGGCCACCACGGACGCCCGGATGGTGCGCTGGTGGTGGACCGGGCGCCCCGCCGCACCGGTGCTGCTGGCCACCGGCGGCCGTGCGCCGTGCGCCGTGAGCCTGCCGGCGGAGAGCGGCGCGCAGGCCCTCGCGGTGCTGGACGCGCGGGGCATGCGGCTCGGGCCGGTGATCGCGACACCGACCCGGTGGGCGCTGCTGGTCCGTCCGTACACCCTGGAGCGCCTGGGCGAGCTGCTGCACGCCCAGGAGTGGGTGCCCAGTTCGCTGCGCTTCCACGGGGAGGGCGGCTACCTGGTGGTGCCGCCCGCGGGGAAGGGCGACGGCCCGGTGCGCTGGGAGCGGGCCCCGTCGACGAAGCGCGCCGCGCCCTGGCTGCCGGACGTCGGCACGGCCCTGGACGCGCTCGTGGAGGCGAGTACGGGTGCGCCGGGCGGCGGGAGCAGGCTGGCCTACTGA
- a CDS encoding PP2C family protein-serine/threonine phosphatase, giving the protein MLDIALLVRVHVDALIVAQNDRGVCDAIRRNSPVGKPEAMSARHLPKVAGINPTVSVSTHTPEPLTTVPPAPGAFLQDRLAGWVSDLTTLHELTERLTATHTLDSALPELLSAGAALVGARRGLLVLEPADGRGPRTTIGLGLGHADLGAVETVPRAATPHGRIIDGPPATTAPVSNPDLLAEADLDPRHREVAERLGYAASYALPLATRSGVLLGAAVWFYDEPAEPLERQQHLVGLYGRYAAEHLARLLELERARSDLAVVAEELLPSRLPRIPGVRLAARHRPAPDGGGDWYDALPLPDGALGLSVGSAGGSGPGAMATMGRLRSGLRAYAVMEGEDPVAVLSDLELLLRLTEPARTATALFAYCEPALRRIVLAGAGHAPPLVVGDRRTAFVETTVSAPLGMLACWEAPSVEFTPESGETVLLYTDGLLRRTGDSTDRAFSRLHAAAAGVPRTARHDPEAVADHVLRTLLPGQTPADRTDDVVLLAVRFD; this is encoded by the coding sequence ATGCTGGACATCGCCTTACTTGTACGTGTACATGTGGATGCCTTGATAGTGGCGCAGAATGACAGGGGGGTTTGCGATGCTATTCGACGGAACTCGCCGGTCGGAAAGCCGGAGGCCATGAGCGCCCGACACCTGCCAAAAGTGGCTGGAATCAATCCAACAGTTTCGGTTTCAACGCACACTCCGGAGCCGCTGACCACCGTGCCGCCCGCGCCGGGCGCCTTCCTCCAGGACCGGCTGGCCGGATGGGTCTCGGATCTCACCACCCTCCACGAGCTCACCGAGCGCCTCACCGCGACGCACACGCTCGACAGCGCGCTCCCGGAGCTGCTGAGCGCCGGAGCCGCCCTCGTCGGAGCGCGCCGCGGCCTCCTGGTCCTCGAACCCGCCGACGGCCGCGGCCCGCGCACCACCATCGGCCTGGGCCTCGGCCACGCCGACCTCGGCGCCGTCGAGACCGTCCCGCGCGCCGCCACCCCGCACGGCAGGATCATCGACGGACCGCCCGCCACCACCGCCCCGGTGAGCAACCCGGACCTCCTCGCCGAGGCGGACCTCGACCCCCGGCACCGCGAGGTCGCCGAACGGCTCGGCTACGCCGCCAGCTACGCCCTCCCCCTCGCCACCCGGTCCGGCGTCCTGCTCGGCGCGGCCGTCTGGTTCTACGACGAACCGGCCGAACCCCTGGAACGGCAGCAGCACCTGGTCGGTCTCTACGGGCGGTACGCCGCCGAACACCTGGCCCGTCTCCTCGAACTCGAACGCGCCCGGTCCGATCTGGCGGTCGTCGCCGAGGAACTCCTGCCGAGCCGGCTCCCGCGCATCCCCGGTGTGCGGCTGGCCGCCCGCCACCGCCCCGCACCGGACGGCGGTGGCGACTGGTACGACGCCCTGCCGCTCCCGGACGGCGCGCTCGGCCTCTCGGTGGGCTCCGCGGGCGGCTCCGGCCCCGGCGCGATGGCCACGATGGGACGGCTCCGCTCGGGGCTGCGCGCGTACGCCGTGATGGAGGGCGAGGACCCCGTCGCCGTCCTCTCGGACCTGGAACTGCTGCTCCGGCTCACCGAGCCCGCCCGCACCGCGACCGCGCTCTTCGCCTACTGCGAACCGGCGCTGCGCCGGATCGTGCTGGCCGGGGCCGGACACGCCCCACCGCTCGTGGTCGGCGACCGGCGCACCGCGTTCGTCGAGACCACCGTCTCCGCCCCCCTCGGCATGCTCGCCTGCTGGGAGGCGCCGAGCGTGGAGTTCACCCCTGAATCGGGGGAAACCGTTCTCCTCTACACCGACGGGCTGCTGCGCCGCACCGGCGACTCGACGGACCGGGCGTTCTCGCGGCTGCACGCCGCCGCCGCCGGGGTGCCCCGGACCGCCCGCCACGACCCGGAGGCCGTCGCCGACCACGTACTGCGCACCCTGCTGCCCGGGCAGACCCCCGCGGACCGCACGGACGACGTGGTCCTCCTCGCGGTGCGCTTCGACTGA
- a CDS encoding aminopeptidase P family protein, whose translation MSDERTPETPEIEATEAAEETEPIKTRKNGLYPAVSDELADSMKSGWADTELHGLAPLPQAAHTADRRAALSARFPGERLVVPAGNLKTRANDTEYAFRAASEYAYLTGDQTQDGVLVLEPKTDGSGHDATVYLLPRSDRENGEFWLDGQGELWVGRRHSLTEAEQVLGIPAKDVRELAAALKEATGPVRAVRGYDAGIEAALTDKVTAERDEELRVYLSEARLVKDAFEIAELQKACDITARGFEDVVKVLDKAEATSERYIEGTFFLRARVEGNDIGYGSICAAGPHATTLHWVRNDGAVRAGELLLLDAGVETNDLYTADVTRTLPINGTFSPLQRKIYDAVHAAQEAGIAAVKPGADFRDFHDAAQRVLAEHLVAWGLLGDLTVEKVLELGLQRRWTLHGTGHMLGMDVHDCAAARTETYVNGTLEPGMCLTVEPGLYFQADDLTVPEEYRGIGVRIEDDILVTEDGNRNLSDKLPRSSDEVETWIAGLKG comes from the coding sequence GTGTCCGACGAGCGCACCCCGGAGACCCCGGAAATCGAAGCGACCGAAGCGGCCGAAGAGACCGAGCCGATCAAGACCCGGAAGAACGGCCTGTACCCGGCCGTCTCCGACGAGCTCGCCGACAGCATGAAGTCGGGCTGGGCCGACACTGAGCTGCACGGCCTCGCGCCGCTGCCGCAGGCCGCCCACACCGCCGACCGCCGCGCCGCGCTCTCCGCGCGCTTCCCGGGCGAGCGCCTCGTCGTCCCCGCGGGCAACCTGAAGACCCGCGCCAACGACACGGAGTACGCGTTCCGCGCCGCCTCCGAGTACGCCTACCTCACCGGCGACCAGACCCAGGACGGCGTCCTCGTCCTGGAGCCGAAGACCGACGGGAGCGGCCACGACGCGACCGTCTACCTGCTGCCGCGCTCCGACCGCGAGAACGGCGAGTTCTGGCTCGACGGCCAGGGCGAGCTGTGGGTCGGCCGCCGCCACTCCCTCACCGAGGCCGAGCAGGTGCTGGGCATCCCCGCGAAGGACGTCCGCGAGCTCGCCGCCGCGCTGAAGGAGGCCACCGGCCCGGTCCGCGCCGTCCGGGGCTACGACGCCGGCATCGAGGCGGCCCTGACCGACAAGGTCACCGCCGAGCGCGACGAGGAACTGCGGGTGTACCTCTCCGAGGCGCGCCTGGTGAAGGACGCCTTCGAGATCGCCGAGCTCCAGAAGGCGTGCGACATCACCGCGCGCGGCTTCGAGGACGTCGTGAAGGTGCTCGACAAGGCCGAGGCGACGAGCGAGCGCTACATCGAGGGCACGTTCTTCCTGCGCGCCCGCGTCGAGGGCAACGACATCGGCTACGGCTCCATCTGCGCCGCCGGCCCGCACGCCACCACCCTGCACTGGGTCCGCAACGACGGCGCCGTCCGCGCCGGCGAACTGCTGCTGCTCGACGCCGGCGTGGAGACCAACGACCTCTACACCGCCGACGTGACGCGGACCCTGCCGATCAACGGCACCTTCTCGCCGCTCCAGCGCAAGATCTACGACGCGGTCCACGCGGCGCAGGAGGCGGGCATCGCCGCCGTGAAGCCCGGCGCCGACTTCCGCGACTTCCACGACGCCGCGCAGCGCGTGCTCGCCGAGCACCTCGTCGCCTGGGGTCTGCTCGGCGACCTCACCGTCGAGAAGGTCCTGGAGCTGGGCCTCCAGCGCCGCTGGACCCTCCACGGAACCGGCCACATGCTCGGCATGGACGTCCACGACTGCGCCGCCGCGCGCACCGAGACGTACGTCAACGGCACGCTGGAGCCGGGCATGTGCCTGACGGTGGAGCCGGGTCTGTACTTCCAGGCCGACGACCTGACCGTGCCGGAGGAGTACCGCGGCATCGGCGTCCGGATCGAGGACGACATCCTCGTCACCGAGGACGGCAACCGGAACCTCTCCGACAAGCTGCCGCGCAGCTCCGACGAGGTCGAGACCTGGATCGCCGGCCTCAAGGGCTGA
- a CDS encoding ATP-binding protein — protein sequence MSMWWSLHLRREAASVPLARRFLLGSMETAGVDPDISYDLSVALTEACANAVEHGGDPAADEGDHGGTAPGRAGKDRHVGASGQYRVTAYLDGETCRIEVADSGPGFPTRRTLRPAAHPSDTRGAPATMPDCATDPWDMAESGRGLGLIEQLADHVHIGNRPGRGTVVSFDKILKWREGALLMVS from the coding sequence ATGAGCATGTGGTGGTCACTCCATTTGCGGCGCGAAGCCGCGAGCGTTCCGCTCGCCCGTCGATTTCTCCTCGGTAGCATGGAGACGGCGGGAGTGGATCCGGACATCTCGTACGACCTGTCGGTGGCGCTCACCGAGGCCTGCGCCAACGCCGTGGAACACGGCGGAGACCCTGCCGCCGACGAGGGCGACCACGGGGGCACCGCCCCTGGCCGTGCCGGTAAGGACCGGCACGTGGGCGCCAGCGGTCAGTACCGCGTCACCGCGTATCTGGACGGCGAGACGTGCCGTATCGAGGTCGCGGACTCCGGACCGGGCTTTCCCACCCGGCGAACCCTTCGCCCCGCAGCACATCCTTCCGATACCCGCGGCGCACCGGCGACGATGCCGGACTGCGCCACCGACCCGTGGGACATGGCCGAGAGCGGCCGTGGCCTCGGACTCATCGAACAGCTCGCCGACCACGTCCACATCGGCAACCGGCCGGGACGCGGGACCGTGGTGAGCTTCGACAAGATTCTGAAATGGCGCGAGGGCGCGCTGCTCATGGTTTCCTGA
- a CDS encoding YcnI family copper-binding membrane protein, translating into MNVSRIAVAGGIAATTVLLLAGPASAHVSVQPQGEAAKGGYATIDFKVPNERDNASTVKLEVNFPTDHPLSSVSPQAVPGWKIDVTKATLAKPLDVHGKKVTEAVSKVTWTADASGAIKPGYFQQFPLSVGQLPDDTDQLVFKALQTYSNKEIVRWIEETPASGEEPENPAPVLTLTDAAADTHGATASDTASASADDKSTGTGAAAHTTEAAEDSGSASDSTARVLGVVGIVIGIAGVAFGVLARRRTV; encoded by the coding sequence ATGAACGTTTCCCGTATCGCCGTCGCGGGCGGCATCGCCGCGACCACCGTTCTGCTGCTCGCCGGTCCCGCCTCCGCGCACGTCAGCGTGCAGCCCCAGGGCGAGGCGGCCAAGGGCGGCTACGCCACCATCGACTTCAAGGTCCCCAACGAGCGCGACAACGCCTCGACGGTGAAGCTCGAAGTCAACTTCCCCACGGACCACCCGCTCTCCTCGGTCAGCCCGCAGGCCGTGCCGGGCTGGAAGATCGACGTCACCAAGGCCACGCTCGCCAAGCCGCTCGACGTCCACGGCAAGAAGGTGACCGAGGCCGTCTCCAAGGTCACCTGGACCGCCGACGCCTCCGGCGCGATCAAGCCCGGGTACTTCCAGCAGTTCCCGCTCTCGGTCGGCCAGCTCCCCGACGACACCGACCAGCTCGTCTTCAAGGCGCTCCAGACGTACAGCAACAAGGAGATCGTCCGCTGGATCGAGGAGACCCCGGCGAGCGGCGAGGAGCCCGAGAACCCGGCGCCGGTCCTGACCCTGACCGACGCCGCGGCGGACACCCACGGCGCCACCGCCTCCGACACCGCCTCCGCTTCCGCCGACGACAAGAGCACCGGTACCGGCGCGGCCGCCCACACCACCGAGGCCGCCGAGGACTCCGGCTCCGCGAGCGACAGCACCGCGCGGGTCCTGGGCGTGGTCGGCATCGTCATCGGCATCGCGGGCGTCGCGTTCGGCGTCCTCGCCCGCCGTCGTACCGTCTGA